A stretch of Rhizobium sp. TH2 DNA encodes these proteins:
- a CDS encoding diguanylate cyclase — MDQILWLATLQSFAILGAVVAGWSCLRHVVPWPWPRLGDFVFAVAMGSGTIIVMSMPVELAPGVRFDFRTSLLAAAALIGGPMMVIAGVIAAVYRIYLGGDGALSGVVSIMIATGLGILFHVRGRGKDPSFTTIALLSVLTSVSGLFSTLLLPMQAFGKLSEWGFLMTTVMRVLATFLSAVVLRQDRISVKMAKDNLIYRKIIDALPDSLNVKDREGRFIAANPATARLMRAVSAEALSGKTDFDFYPASVAETFRHDEEAIVEARKAVTLEQTAVLPDGTERKLVTLKAPLFGNDGEFIGLITHNRDVTETEALKRDLEGARAKLQTAIDNMNDGMAMFGGDGRLIYCNDRYRQLFPLTAHLRVPGAAFKDLVSTSAAMGEALINAPEVDAWVTRVAGAATGEAVNTFQMFNGRWLQSRAAIVSDGLLLLITDITEKRQAEIETVKSAAEYQALFVHSVAGIFRSTSDGLMLRANPALVKLNGYDSEAALLEGVGDIAAEWYVDPQRREDFKRLMLRDGRVNDFVSEIYRHKSRERIWVSETAWTVPGDDGKPAYFEGTVIEITDRKRAEEEIKKTNLKLLSLAATDGLTGLMNRRSFDEALDRELVNAASTKEPLSLILIDVDHFKNYNDRYGHPQGDECLRFLGRVLRATCRSPSDIACRYGGEELAIILPATTADDALAVATRLCESVRGLNLRHEASRAGMVTISAGVATVVPAEGDPASGLVRKADEALYAAKGGGRDRVEAYASDGAGPSRNKTNRVS; from the coding sequence ATGGATCAGATCCTGTGGCTTGCGACCCTGCAGAGCTTTGCGATCCTCGGCGCCGTCGTCGCGGGATGGAGTTGCCTGCGCCATGTCGTCCCCTGGCCATGGCCGCGCCTCGGCGATTTCGTCTTTGCGGTTGCGATGGGCAGCGGCACGATCATCGTCATGTCCATGCCGGTCGAACTTGCCCCGGGCGTCCGCTTCGATTTTCGTACCTCATTGCTGGCTGCGGCTGCGCTGATCGGCGGGCCGATGATGGTCATCGCCGGGGTGATCGCGGCGGTTTACCGCATCTATCTGGGCGGTGACGGCGCGCTGAGCGGTGTCGTCTCGATCATGATCGCAACGGGACTCGGCATCCTCTTTCATGTCAGGGGGCGCGGAAAGGATCCCTCGTTCACGACAATCGCGCTCTTGTCGGTGCTCACGTCGGTCAGTGGACTGTTCTCTACGCTTCTCCTGCCCATGCAGGCGTTCGGGAAATTGTCCGAGTGGGGCTTCCTGATGACGACCGTGATGCGGGTCCTCGCAACCTTCCTGTCGGCCGTCGTGCTGCGCCAGGACCGGATCAGCGTGAAGATGGCGAAGGACAATCTCATCTACCGCAAGATCATCGACGCGCTGCCCGACAGCCTCAACGTCAAGGACAGGGAGGGCCGCTTCATTGCCGCCAATCCGGCGACTGCGCGTCTCATGCGGGCCGTCAGCGCGGAGGCGCTGTCCGGCAAGACCGATTTCGATTTCTATCCGGCGAGCGTCGCCGAGACGTTTCGCCACGATGAGGAGGCCATTGTCGAGGCGCGCAAGGCCGTGACGCTCGAGCAGACCGCTGTTCTGCCCGATGGCACGGAGCGGAAGCTGGTGACGCTGAAGGCGCCGCTCTTCGGCAATGACGGCGAATTCATCGGGCTGATTACGCATAACAGGGACGTGACGGAAACCGAGGCCCTCAAGCGCGATCTCGAAGGCGCACGGGCGAAGCTGCAGACCGCCATCGACAACATGAACGACGGCATGGCGATGTTCGGTGGCGATGGCAGGCTGATTTATTGCAACGATCGCTACCGGCAACTCTTTCCGCTCACCGCGCATCTCAGGGTACCGGGCGCCGCCTTCAAGGATCTGGTCTCCACATCGGCCGCGATGGGCGAGGCCCTGATCAATGCACCGGAAGTCGATGCATGGGTGACCCGGGTTGCCGGCGCCGCGACCGGCGAGGCAGTCAACACATTCCAGATGTTCAATGGTCGCTGGCTGCAGTCCCGCGCCGCGATCGTCAGCGACGGCCTGCTGCTGCTGATCACCGACATCACCGAGAAGCGGCAAGCCGAGATCGAGACCGTGAAGAGCGCTGCCGAATACCAGGCGCTGTTCGTCCATTCGGTCGCTGGCATCTTCCGCTCGACGAGCGATGGCCTGATGCTCCGGGCCAATCCCGCGCTCGTGAAGCTCAACGGCTACGACAGCGAAGCCGCACTGCTCGAAGGTGTCGGGGATATCGCCGCCGAATGGTATGTCGATCCCCAGCGCCGTGAGGACTTCAAGCGCCTGATGCTGCGCGACGGCCGGGTCAACGATTTTGTGTCGGAGATATACCGCCACAAATCCCGCGAGCGCATATGGGTCTCGGAGACGGCCTGGACGGTGCCCGGCGACGACGGCAAGCCTGCCTATTTCGAAGGCACGGTGATCGAGATCACCGATCGCAAGCGAGCGGAGGAAGAGATCAAGAAGACGAATCTCAAGCTCCTCTCGCTGGCTGCGACCGACGGCCTGACCGGCCTCATGAACCGTCGTTCCTTCGACGAAGCCCTGGACCGCGAACTGGTCAATGCCGCATCCACGAAAGAACCGCTCAGCCTGATCCTTATCGATGTCGATCACTTCAAGAACTACAACGACCGTTACGGCCATCCCCAGGGCGACGAGTGCCTTCGCTTCCTGGGCCGGGTGCTGAGGGCCACCTGCCGCAGCCCGTCGGACATCGCCTGTCGCTACGGCGGCGAGGAACTGGCGATCATCCTACCGGCCACGACGGCGGATGATGCCCTGGCGGTTGCGACGCGGCTCTGCGAAAGCGTGCGCGGCCTCAATCTTCGGCATGAAGCAAGCCGCGCGGGCATGGTGACGATCAGCGCCGGCGTGGCGACAGTTGTTCCAGCCGAGGGCGATCCGGCATCCGGGCTGGTCCGCAAGGCCGACGAAGCACTCTATGCGGCCAAGGGCGGCGGCCGCGACCGCGTTGAGGCCTATGCTTCAGATGGCGCCGGCCCTTCACGCAACAAGACGAACCGGGTCAGCTAA
- a CDS encoding aspartate aminotransferase family protein, whose translation MTQSHLANAANNPTTDGLPRVAYARGSYLFDVDGKRYLDGSGGPAVYCLGHAHPEVNEALRIQNEKVAHAYRYHFTSDASDQLQAIITERTGGHFRQMVFVSSGSEAVESCLKIALQYHAARGETARRRFISRRRSWHGNTLGALSVSDFKTRREAYEGSLLDVSFVSSANAYRPLEGVAPDQLAAHLAVELEAEILRVGPETVAAFIFEPVVGAAGGVVPAPQGYAKAVQAVCRRHGVLVIGDEVMCGSGRTGTWRALEQDGVVPDIMSVAKGLAGGYVPLGAALYADAIHDALVAAHGGVQTGHTFTGHTTACAAGVAVQTIIERDGLLDHVLKRGARLRDDLRAALSDMPEVGDIRGRGYFIGIEIVADPDTKRPFDPDLMVHAVIGRRALEKGLICYPCTGNVGGTAGDTIILAPPYNASEEELEESVATLAGAVRETVARARTT comes from the coding sequence ATGACGCAGTCACACCTCGCAAACGCCGCCAACAATCCCACCACGGATGGTTTGCCGCGTGTGGCCTATGCCCGCGGCAGCTATCTCTTCGACGTCGACGGCAAGCGCTATCTCGATGGATCGGGTGGTCCGGCCGTCTATTGCCTCGGGCACGCGCATCCCGAGGTCAACGAAGCACTGAGGATCCAGAACGAGAAGGTGGCGCATGCCTATCGTTACCATTTCACCAGCGACGCCAGCGACCAGTTGCAGGCGATCATCACCGAACGCACGGGCGGTCACTTTCGCCAGATGGTGTTCGTGTCATCGGGTTCGGAAGCGGTCGAGAGCTGCCTCAAGATCGCGCTGCAATACCACGCCGCGCGCGGCGAGACGGCCCGCCGGCGGTTCATTTCCCGGCGCCGGTCATGGCATGGCAATACGCTGGGCGCGCTTTCGGTCTCGGACTTCAAGACCCGGCGCGAAGCCTATGAGGGCTCGCTGCTAGACGTTTCCTTCGTATCCTCGGCGAATGCCTATCGGCCGCTAGAGGGCGTCGCGCCGGATCAACTGGCGGCACATCTCGCCGTTGAGCTGGAGGCGGAGATCCTGCGCGTCGGACCGGAGACGGTCGCGGCCTTCATTTTCGAACCCGTTGTCGGTGCCGCCGGCGGCGTGGTGCCCGCGCCGCAAGGTTATGCGAAGGCCGTGCAGGCCGTCTGTCGGCGGCATGGCGTGCTTGTTATCGGCGACGAGGTGATGTGCGGTTCCGGTCGGACCGGCACCTGGCGGGCGCTGGAGCAGGACGGCGTGGTTCCCGATATCATGAGCGTGGCGAAGGGCCTCGCGGGTGGTTATGTGCCGCTGGGTGCGGCGCTTTATGCCGATGCGATCCATGACGCGCTGGTCGCGGCCCATGGCGGCGTGCAGACCGGCCACACGTTCACCGGACATACGACGGCCTGCGCGGCCGGCGTCGCGGTGCAGACGATCATCGAACGCGACGGCCTGCTCGACCATGTGCTGAAGCGCGGCGCCCGGCTGCGCGACGACTTGCGCGCCGCACTCTCCGATATGCCTGAAGTCGGCGACATACGCGGGCGCGGCTATTTCATCGGCATCGAGATTGTTGCCGATCCAGACACCAAAAGACCATTCGACCCGGACCTGATGGTGCATGCGGTCATCGGCCGGCGGGCGCTGGAGAAGGGCCTGATCTGCTATCCCTGCACCGGCAATGTCGGCGGCACGGCTGGCGACACGATCATTCTCGCGCCGCCCTACAATGCGAGCGAAGAGGAACTTGAGGAGTCGGTCGCCACGCTGGCTGGCGCGGTGCGGGAGACCGTGGCGCGCGCACGGACTACATAA